In a single window of the Flavobacterium sp. W4I14 genome:
- a CDS encoding Tfp pilus assembly protein PilF (product_source=COG3063; cath_funfam=1.25.40.10; cleavage_site_network=SignalP-noTM; cog=COG3063; pfam=PF13181; smart=SM00028; superfamily=48452) produces MKILKKAITLNVGLVLMGSAVFAQDLNDAKKAIDAEQYQKASSMLKSLVSSKASDGNNYYNLGLVYLKTGYIDSARAVFTKGVTADPKNNLNLIGLGEADMLSNNPSSAKTNFDKAVALAPKDYKTYLYIGKAYLAQDKPSDDVSKPDFTNALANITKADELDSKDKDAEVFLAQGDAYALQKKNSEALGPYMRVGDVDPNNRRAKTQIGKMYKESRAFPEGEKELQDVIAADANYGPAYRELGELYLQWSSFGTDKEKAKKAIENYKKYMDLTDKSLESQLRYAQFLFYAKDFPTLEQVATAIQAPANDPKSAIVSRMKGWAAYENKNYPAALTSMNDFFSKEKDPNKILAFDYLYLGKAQLKAGQDSLALINITKAVEKDSTNADALAEVAKSFYDAKKYAKSSEIYEKAIKANPNGKGALYNYYYNAMANYFDYAAKLTAKQNPSKDILVRADSSIAKVTQLAPETYDAYLTRARINSLLDDEKEPKGLMLPFYEEYIKKITEKPELATANAKKLSEAYDTIGGYYYYKDKEKAKEYFNKSVAVYPTGTFAAAKLKELAAPAPKGKGK; encoded by the coding sequence ATGAAAATTTTAAAGAAAGCAATAACCTTAAATGTAGGTTTGGTGTTGATGGGTTCTGCAGTTTTTGCTCAAGATTTAAATGACGCGAAAAAAGCCATCGACGCGGAGCAGTATCAGAAAGCATCATCAATGCTTAAGTCATTGGTGAGCTCAAAAGCATCAGATGGTAATAACTATTACAATCTTGGTTTGGTTTACTTAAAAACCGGTTACATCGACTCCGCTAGAGCCGTATTTACCAAAGGTGTTACCGCTGATCCAAAAAACAACTTAAACTTAATTGGTTTAGGCGAAGCAGATATGTTATCTAATAACCCAAGCTCTGCTAAAACTAACTTCGACAAGGCTGTAGCTTTGGCGCCGAAAGATTACAAAACTTATTTGTATATCGGTAAAGCGTATTTAGCACAAGATAAACCTAGTGATGATGTATCTAAACCTGATTTTACTAACGCTTTGGCTAACATTACCAAAGCTGATGAATTAGATTCTAAAGATAAAGATGCTGAGGTTTTCTTAGCACAAGGTGATGCCTATGCATTACAGAAAAAAAATTCAGAGGCATTAGGTCCTTATATGCGTGTTGGTGATGTTGATCCAAACAACAGAAGAGCTAAAACGCAGATTGGTAAAATGTACAAAGAATCTAGGGCTTTTCCTGAAGGTGAAAAAGAGTTACAAGATGTAATTGCTGCTGATGCAAACTATGGCCCTGCTTACCGCGAGCTAGGTGAGTTATACTTACAGTGGAGTAGCTTTGGTACAGATAAAGAAAAAGCAAAAAAAGCTATTGAGAATTATAAAAAATATATGGATTTAACAGATAAATCTTTGGAATCTCAATTGCGTTATGCTCAGTTCTTATTTTACGCAAAAGATTTTCCAACGTTGGAGCAAGTAGCAACAGCTATACAGGCCCCTGCTAATGATCCTAAAAGTGCAATTGTATCCAGGATGAAAGGATGGGCAGCTTATGAGAATAAAAACTATCCTGCTGCGCTTACGAGTATGAATGATTTTTTCTCTAAAGAGAAAGATCCAAATAAAATTCTTGCTTTCGATTACTTATATTTAGGTAAAGCTCAATTAAAAGCTGGTCAAGATAGTTTAGCATTAATTAATATCACTAAAGCCGTAGAAAAGGATTCGACGAATGCTGATGCATTGGCTGAAGTTGCTAAAAGTTTTTACGATGCTAAAAAATATGCTAAATCATCAGAAATTTATGAGAAGGCTATAAAAGCTAACCCTAACGGAAAAGGTGCTTTATATAATTACTATTATAATGCAATGGCGAATTATTTTGATTATGCAGCTAAATTGACTGCAAAACAAAATCCTTCAAAAGATATCTTAGTAAGAGCTGACTCTTCAATTGCTAAAGTTACACAACTAGCTCCTGAAACATATGATGCATATTTAACAAGAGCTCGTATTAACAGTCTACTGGATGATGAAAAAGAGCCTAAAGGTTTGATGCTTCCTTTTTATGAGGAATATATCAAAAAGATAACTGAAAAACCAGAATTGGCTACAGCAAATGCTAAAAAACTTTCTGAAGCATATGATACAATTGGTGGTTATTATTACTACAAAGACAAGGAAAAAGCTAAAGAATATTTCAACAAAAGTGTAGCTGTTTATCCTACCGGAACTTTTGCAGCAGCTAAACTAAAAGAATTAGCAGCACCTGCACCAAAAGGTAAAGGCAAATAA
- a CDS encoding phosphate transport system substrate-binding protein (product_source=KO:K02040; cath_funfam=3.40.190.10; cog=COG0226; ko=KO:K02040; pfam=PF12849; superfamily=53850): MKNFLLIFCVLALLVSCKRKNKADAVKETRTSGTLKILVDESVGPIVQDQIDVFSLDYPDAKFQTTVKPEEKLLPAFLNDSIRVIVLPRLLTKAEEKYYNQRNIKINSSRFAIDGIALITNQGNIDSTINVKEVIDILQGKKSDKKLVFDNAYSSTFQYFKELAHISQFPATGVYSKNSSKEVIKLIAEDKDFIGILGVNWITDKDTEMSEYLSKIKVLGVKNVKGKVGDDQFYKPTQDNLINGVYPFLRNINIIDCEGRDGLGTGFATWLRSQRGQLIVLKSGLGPHKLMPRQINLTKGN; this comes from the coding sequence ATGAAAAATTTCCTTTTAATATTTTGTGTACTAGCTTTACTTGTATCCTGCAAACGTAAAAACAAAGCCGATGCAGTTAAAGAAACCAGAACAAGTGGTACCTTAAAAATATTGGTTGATGAAAGTGTTGGACCGATTGTTCAGGATCAGATCGATGTTTTTAGTTTGGATTATCCGGATGCAAAATTTCAGACAACAGTAAAACCTGAAGAAAAATTATTGCCTGCCTTTCTTAATGATAGTATTAGGGTAATTGTTTTACCAAGGTTATTAACCAAAGCAGAAGAAAAGTATTATAACCAGCGTAATATTAAAATCAACTCTTCGCGTTTTGCCATTGATGGTATTGCTTTAATTACCAATCAGGGCAATATCGATAGTACAATTAACGTTAAAGAGGTGATTGATATATTACAGGGGAAGAAATCAGATAAAAAATTGGTCTTTGATAACGCTTATTCAAGTACCTTTCAATATTTTAAAGAGTTGGCCCATATCAGCCAATTTCCAGCTACAGGTGTTTACTCCAAAAATTCTAGCAAAGAAGTAATTAAACTTATTGCAGAAGATAAAGATTTTATTGGTATTTTGGGCGTGAATTGGATCACTGACAAGGATACAGAGATGAGCGAATACCTGTCTAAGATAAAAGTGCTGGGCGTAAAGAATGTAAAAGGTAAGGTAGGAGACGATCAGTTCTATAAACCAACTCAAGATAACTTAATCAACGGTGTTTATCCTTTCTTAAGAAATATAAATATTATAGATTGTGAGGGAAGAGATGGTTTAGGCACAGGATTTGCAACATGGTTAAGAAGTCAGAGAGGACAATTGATTGTACTTAAATCTGGACTTGGCCCGCATAAATTAATGCCAAGACAAATTAACCTGACAAAAGGAAATTAA
- a CDS encoding uncharacterized membrane protein (DUF485 family) (product_source=COG3162; cog=COG3162; superfamily=81324; transmembrane_helix_parts=Inside_1_15,TMhelix_16_38,Outside_39_47,TMhelix_48_70,Inside_71_75) has protein sequence MLNFDIFKQKSPKQRFLLILGLIMFVFYVVLGFAFIFYEPIALRLSTIPQWGRIAIGIFLIIYAFVRLLSLGRRD, from the coding sequence ATGTTAAATTTTGATATTTTTAAGCAAAAATCGCCTAAACAGCGGTTTTTGCTCATTTTAGGCCTTATCATGTTCGTTTTTTATGTGGTATTGGGTTTTGCATTTATATTTTACGAACCAATTGCCCTGCGTTTAAGTACTATTCCCCAATGGGGGCGCATTGCGATCGGTATCTTCTTAATTATTTATGCGTTTGTAAGACTTTTAAGCCTTGGAAGGCGCGACTAA
- a CDS encoding protein TonB (product_source=KO:K03832; cath_funfam=3.30.2420.10; cog=COG0810; ko=KO:K03832; pfam=PF03544; superfamily=74653; tigrfam=TIGR01352; transmembrane_helix_parts=Inside_1_30,TMhelix_31_53,Outside_54_272): MSKLDIFRKEWLEVVFADKNKTYGAYQLRKSNGANTSKALIIGSIIFIVLFFSPKIYSLIKGSMDHEDEQLKAQEVIIAPPPPVDPKTPPPPPVEPPPPKVDQVKMPPPIVKPDIEVRDEPPTVEKLKEADPGQRDIKGDPTADIVIAEPVGEGPKREAAVAVDDNKVYDFVSIEKQPEFPGGISKFYGYLSKAIKYPPMAQENNVQGKVFLSFVVEKDGKLTDITVTRGLGSGTDEEAIRVLKASPRWNPGIQNGKPVRVKYNINVNFTLN, translated from the coding sequence ATGTCGAAGTTAGATATATTCAGAAAAGAATGGCTTGAAGTGGTTTTTGCAGATAAAAACAAAACCTATGGTGCGTATCAATTGCGTAAAAGTAATGGTGCCAACACCTCGAAAGCATTAATTATCGGCTCTATTATATTTATTGTGTTATTTTTCTCTCCTAAAATCTATAGCCTGATAAAAGGCTCAATGGATCATGAAGATGAGCAATTGAAAGCACAAGAAGTAATTATAGCGCCACCACCACCGGTAGATCCTAAAACACCGCCACCACCACCCGTAGAGCCACCTCCACCAAAAGTTGACCAGGTGAAAATGCCACCTCCGATTGTAAAACCAGATATAGAGGTTCGTGATGAACCACCTACGGTTGAAAAATTGAAGGAAGCCGATCCAGGTCAGAGAGATATCAAAGGTGATCCAACAGCTGATATTGTTATCGCTGAACCAGTAGGTGAAGGACCAAAAAGAGAAGCTGCTGTTGCGGTTGATGATAATAAAGTTTATGACTTTGTTAGTATCGAGAAACAACCAGAGTTCCCGGGAGGTATCTCCAAGTTTTATGGATACTTAAGTAAAGCAATAAAGTACCCGCCAATGGCACAGGAAAACAACGTTCAAGGTAAAGTATTTTTATCTTTCGTTGTTGAAAAAGATGGTAAATTAACTGATATCACAGTTACCCGTGGTTTGGGTAGCGGAACTGATGAAGAAGCCATCCGTGTATTGAAAGCTAGTCCACGTTGGAACCCAGGTATCCAGAATGGTAAGCCGGTAAGGGTAAAATACAACATCAACGTTAACTTTACATTGAACTAA
- a CDS encoding biopolymer transport protein ExbD (product_source=COG0848; cog=COG0848; pfam=PF02472; transmembrane_helix_parts=Outside_1_14,TMhelix_15_37,Inside_38_168): protein MAELNTGGKKATPRVDMTPMVDLMFLLVTFFILTTVISTPQAMDIAKPDKNEKLPENRLELKASKTMTILLGKSDKVAWYMGVAGESAPTIESGSQIEDAIVKNRKAADASGVAGDFVVLVKPTSGSTFQNFVDIMDELEILKVKVRQIDDDNILDNEKQFMKEKGIL, encoded by the coding sequence ATGGCAGAATTAAACACAGGCGGGAAGAAAGCCACCCCAAGGGTTGATATGACTCCGATGGTGGATCTAATGTTTCTTTTGGTAACATTCTTTATCTTAACAACAGTAATCTCTACGCCGCAAGCGATGGATATTGCAAAGCCAGATAAAAACGAAAAGTTACCTGAGAACAGATTGGAGCTAAAAGCAAGTAAAACAATGACTATTTTGTTGGGTAAAAGCGATAAAGTAGCATGGTACATGGGAGTAGCTGGCGAAAGCGCACCAACTATAGAATCTGGTTCGCAAATCGAAGATGCTATTGTTAAAAATAGAAAAGCAGCTGATGCCTCAGGCGTTGCTGGCGACTTTGTTGTACTGGTAAAACCAACATCAGGTTCTACATTCCAAAATTTTGTAGATATCATGGACGAGTTGGAAATTCTTAAAGTTAAGGTTCGTCAGATCGACGATGATAACATCCTTGACAATGAGAAGCAGTTCATGAAAGAAAAAGGAATTTTATAA
- a CDS encoding biopolymer transport protein ExbD (product_source=COG0848; cog=COG0848; pfam=PF02472), protein MPRIKVKRTSTVTDMTAMCDVASLLLTFFILTATARQPEPLAVSTPSSTYEFKVPVENNAILTIGQGKVFFEVAGVKVRAKTLELMGEQYKISFTPVEIQRFSAIGSFGVPIQSLKSLIALNGADRMKPGVQPGIPSDSTDNQLNAWVLNARKATKEINNQDMRVSIKGDAKEEYPVVKKIVDVLQKQSVNKFLLVTNSEAKKK, encoded by the coding sequence ATGCCTAGAATTAAAGTTAAAAGAACAAGTACAGTAACAGATATGACCGCCATGTGTGATGTGGCATCATTGTTACTTACTTTCTTCATCTTAACTGCTACAGCAAGGCAACCAGAACCACTAGCCGTTTCTACACCTTCATCTACATATGAGTTTAAGGTACCGGTAGAAAACAATGCGATATTAACCATTGGGCAGGGTAAAGTTTTCTTCGAAGTAGCAGGGGTCAAAGTAAGAGCGAAAACATTAGAGCTAATGGGCGAACAGTATAAAATATCGTTCACTCCAGTAGAAATACAACGCTTTTCAGCAATAGGAAGTTTCGGCGTTCCGATCCAGAGTTTAAAATCTCTTATTGCCTTGAACGGGGCTGACCGTATGAAACCAGGGGTACAACCTGGCATACCTTCAGATTCGACTGACAACCAGTTAAATGCATGGGTGCTAAATGCCCGTAAAGCAACTAAAGAGATTAATAATCAGGATATGCGTGTCAGTATTAAAGGTGATGCAAAAGAAGAATATCCGGTAGTTAAAAAGATTGTTGATGTACTTCAGAAACAAAGTGTTAACAAATTTTTATTGGTTACCAACTCTGAAGCTAAAAAGAAATAA
- a CDS encoding biopolymer transport protein ExbB (product_source=KO:K03561; cath_funfam=1.10.225.10; cog=COG0811; ko=KO:K03561; pfam=PF01618; transmembrane_helix_parts=Inside_1_20,TMhelix_21_43,Outside_44_71,TMhelix_72_94,Inside_95_185,TMhelix_186_208,Outside_209_227,TMhelix_228_250,Inside_251_276) codes for MANAPKPTTVKKESSSSASNVFATFVIPICIIIGFCVWRFVFGEGSNFIDGDREKLPLPGNYLGTAYKGGPIVAILVGLLLVVIVFSIERFIVIGKASGKSSLDTFIRKVQGLLSAGNIEAAKAECDKQEGSVANVIKSGLKKYSEVEADTNMDVEQSIVAIQKEVEEATALEMPMLEQNLTVIATLVSIGTLVGLLGTVTGMIRAFAGLANSGAPDQSALAVGISEALINTATGILVSTVAIIMYNVLTSKIDKLTYAIDEAGFSIVQTYASSHK; via the coding sequence ATGGCAAACGCACCAAAACCAACAACTGTTAAAAAAGAGAGCTCTTCTAGCGCTTCAAATGTATTTGCAACATTCGTTATTCCAATTTGTATTATCATTGGATTCTGTGTTTGGAGATTCGTATTCGGAGAAGGAAGTAACTTTATCGATGGTGACAGAGAAAAATTACCATTACCTGGTAACTATCTTGGAACAGCTTACAAAGGAGGTCCTATCGTAGCGATCTTAGTTGGATTACTATTAGTAGTAATTGTATTCTCTATCGAACGTTTCATCGTTATTGGTAAAGCAAGTGGAAAATCTAGCTTAGACACTTTCATTCGCAAAGTACAAGGTTTATTAAGCGCAGGTAACATCGAAGCAGCAAAAGCTGAGTGTGATAAACAAGAAGGTTCAGTTGCTAACGTAATTAAATCTGGCTTGAAAAAATACAGTGAAGTTGAAGCAGATACTAATATGGATGTTGAGCAATCAATCGTTGCGATCCAAAAAGAGGTTGAAGAAGCTACAGCTTTAGAAATGCCAATGTTAGAGCAAAACTTAACTGTAATTGCAACTTTGGTATCAATTGGTACATTAGTAGGTTTATTGGGTACAGTAACAGGTATGATCCGTGCGTTCGCCGGTTTAGCAAACTCTGGAGCACCAGATCAATCAGCATTAGCGGTAGGTATCTCTGAGGCATTGATCAACACTGCAACAGGTATCTTGGTTTCTACTGTGGCAATTATCATGTATAACGTATTAACTTCTAAAATTGACAAGTTAACTTACGCTATCGATGAGGCTGGTTTCAGCATCGTTCAAACATACGCTAGTTCGCATAAATAA
- a CDS encoding phosphoenolpyruvate carboxykinase (ATP) (product_source=KO:K01610; cath_funfam=3.40.449.10,3.90.228.20; cog=COG1866; ko=KO:K01610; pfam=PF01293; superfamily=53795,68923; tigrfam=TIGR00224) — MSKKKLQTPDLSYLNLGGNIAVKYQLSPTELIDDALLNKEGTLAASGALAVDTGKFTGRSPKDRFIVCDEVTEDKVWWGDVNIKISPEKFDQLFYKLTNYLEDKKIYVRDSSACANPDYDISIRVITETAYQNLFAHHLFIRPEEDRLGSTPEWTIIAAPGFLADPAIDGTRQENFSIINFTRKMILIGGTGYTGEIKKGIFSVLNFILPVYKNTLSMHCSANVGKDGDTAIFFGLSGTGKTTLSADPERGLIGDDEHGWGKDSVFNFEGGCYAKCVDLTEEKEPQIFKAIKFGSLLENINFFPGTKEVDYSNISKTENTRVAYPIDYIDNAILPSIAAVPKNIFFLTADAFGVLPPISKLNVEQAMFHFMSGYTAKVAGTETGVTEPQLTFSACFGKAFLPLHPSRYAALLGEKMEKHQVNVWLVNTGWSGGAYGVGKRMKLSYTRAMITAALNGDLDHNKYKQHHVFKLMMPINCPGVPDEILDPSKTWSNQEEYFLKAYELSDAFKENFKQFELTKVPKSRHEALKLC; from the coding sequence ATGAGCAAAAAGAAACTGCAAACGCCAGATTTAAGCTATTTAAATCTAGGTGGAAACATTGCTGTAAAGTACCAATTATCCCCAACGGAATTAATTGATGATGCCTTGTTAAATAAAGAAGGTACGCTGGCTGCTTCAGGAGCGCTGGCGGTTGATACCGGAAAGTTTACCGGACGTTCTCCTAAAGACCGTTTTATTGTATGCGACGAGGTTACCGAAGACAAGGTTTGGTGGGGCGATGTAAACATTAAAATTTCTCCGGAGAAATTCGATCAGCTGTTTTATAAGCTAACAAATTACCTTGAAGATAAGAAAATCTATGTCCGCGATTCTTCGGCCTGTGCCAATCCGGATTACGATATATCCATTCGGGTAATTACAGAAACTGCTTATCAGAATCTTTTTGCTCATCATTTGTTTATCCGCCCTGAAGAGGATCGTTTGGGGAGCACACCAGAGTGGACCATCATTGCTGCGCCAGGTTTCTTGGCCGATCCGGCTATCGACGGAACCAGACAGGAAAACTTCTCCATCATCAATTTCACAAGGAAAATGATTTTGATCGGGGGAACTGGCTATACCGGCGAAATTAAAAAAGGAATTTTTTCTGTTTTAAACTTTATCCTGCCAGTATATAAGAATACGCTATCTATGCACTGTTCGGCCAATGTGGGTAAAGATGGCGATACCGCTATATTCTTCGGCTTGTCTGGAACGGGAAAAACCACCTTGTCTGCCGATCCCGAAAGAGGATTGATCGGTGACGATGAACATGGCTGGGGTAAAGATTCTGTATTTAATTTCGAAGGCGGCTGCTATGCAAAATGCGTAGACTTAACCGAAGAGAAAGAGCCTCAGATCTTTAAGGCAATCAAATTTGGCTCCTTGCTGGAGAATATTAATTTTTTTCCAGGCACGAAGGAGGTTGATTATAGCAATATCAGTAAAACGGAAAATACCCGCGTGGCCTATCCAATAGATTATATTGACAATGCCATTTTACCATCAATCGCAGCTGTTCCGAAAAATATCTTTTTCTTAACTGCAGATGCGTTTGGCGTTTTGCCTCCAATTTCGAAATTAAATGTAGAACAGGCCATGTTCCACTTTATGAGCGGATATACAGCCAAGGTTGCAGGAACAGAAACCGGGGTGACAGAACCTCAGTTAACGTTTTCGGCTTGCTTTGGTAAAGCCTTCTTGCCATTGCATCCATCTAGATATGCCGCACTATTGGGCGAGAAGATGGAAAAACACCAGGTAAACGTATGGTTAGTAAATACAGGTTGGAGCGGTGGCGCTTACGGCGTAGGTAAAAGGATGAAATTAAGTTATACCAGAGCGATGATTACGGCAGCATTAAATGGAGACTTAGATCATAATAAATATAAGCAACACCATGTATTTAAATTGATGATGCCAATAAATTGTCCTGGGGTACCGGACGAAATTTTAGACCCCTCTAAAACATGGAGCAATCAGGAAGAATACTTTTTGAAAGCCTACGAATTGTCGGATGCCTTTAAAGAGAATTTTAAGCAGTTCGAACTGACAAAAGTACCAAAAAGCAGACACGAAGCGTTAAAATTATGTTAA
- a CDS encoding hypothetical protein (product_source=Hypo-rule applied; superfamily=81342; transmembrane_helix_parts=Outside_1_19,TMhelix_20_42,Inside_43_91), translating to MVARTGFIQHGFKKKSVPIFIGTLSVFYVFSIYNKLAPLVYTGGNNNRCNNRSVKIHLVFVYFVHRKVGDYFLKMQMFFDFYFEISIKTFK from the coding sequence ATGGTTGCTCGTACAGGTTTCATTCAGCATGGGTTTAAAAAAAAAAGCGTCCCGATTTTCATCGGGACGCTCTCTGTGTTTTATGTTTTTTCAATTTACAACAAATTAGCCCCGCTGGTTTATACCGGTGGTAATAATAATCGTTGTAATAATCGAAGTGTTAAAATTCATCTTGTCTTTGTGTACTTTGTACACCGTAAAGTAGGAGATTATTTTTTAAAAATGCAAATGTTTTTTGATTTTTATTTCGAAATTTCTATTAAAACGTTTAAGTAG